The Perognathus longimembris pacificus isolate PPM17 chromosome 12, ASM2315922v1, whole genome shotgun sequence genome includes the window CGGGCCCGGTACAACTTAGGTGCCATCCACTGGTGTGGCGGTCAGCATTCCCAGGCCATGCGCTGCCTGGAGGGGGCCCGGGAATGCGCACGTGCCATGAAGATGCGGTTCATGGAGAGTGAGTGCTGCGTGACGATCTCCCAGGTGCCATTCTTACCTGTTTGGGGTTCAGCCGTATGTGGTCTTGGGCTCAGGGAAGTCTGCAGGTCttacttttctctgttcccagatCCTCCAAGACCTGGGGGACTTTCTGGCTGCCAAACGAGCCCTGAAGAAGGCCTATAGACTAGGCTCCCAGAAGCCTGCACAGAGAGCAGCTGTCTGCCAGAGTCTCAAATATGGTAAGGCCCCACAAAGGCCTGGGACTGAGTCCTGGAGGGAGAGGGGTCTACCAGCAGAGGATCCTAGAGCTCAGGACCTTGGAGGTGGCGGCTTCGAAGGCCTCTTCCAGCAAAGGGCTATAGGTCACTAGTCAGGAAGAGACCTGTGCTTTTGTCCTGCACAGTGATTGGGGTAATAGATGGTGGGAGACTGGCCTGGCCTTTGAGCACAAGGCAGCATCTTTGTTGACAAGCTGAGTATAATAGTCATTTTCTCAGTCTAATGGGATAGGACTGCAGATGGCATGTATGTGCTGAACACTGACACAGTCATGGTCCACATAGTTGACTGCAGACCGCCTTTCTTGCAGGCCACActgttatcactttttttttttttttttttgccaatcctggggcttgaactcagggtctgggtactgtccctcataaaagtctcacagactttcctgcccaggctggctttgaaccacgatcctttgatctcagcctcctgagtagctaggattacaagctcaaGCCATCAGCCTTAGTCTAACTCTTGAGGACTCTGCAAAACAGTGATTCTCCTGTTGCTCTCTACTCTAAGGCTTTCCTACCTAAGGGAACACATGTGATACCAGATGGTCTAGGATCAGAGCACTTGCTGCATTGCCCTCTCACATCAGACTTTTTCTGTCAGTGTTGGCAGTGATCCGGCTACAGCAGAAGCTGGAGGAGGCTGAGGGCAGTGACCCTCAGGGTGCCTTGGCCATCTGTGAACAGTTGGGGGACTTGTTCTCCAAGGCAGGCAACTTTCCCAAGGCAGCTGAGGCTTATCAGAAGCAGGTGGGTGATTGCCCCCCCCTACCCCCATGGGgtaggaaggagggtgggaggtgcAGCGCAGCCTGGCCCTCACTGCACTGGCTTCCCAGCTCCATGTTGCTGAGTGGCTGAAGAGACCAGACCTCGAGCTGGCCATCATCCATGTGTCCCTGGCCACCACACTTGGAGACATGAAGGACCACCGCCAGGCTGTGCACCATTATGAAGAAGAACTAAGGCTGCGCAAGGGCAATGCCCTGGAGGTGACATGCCCCTCCCCTGTGTGACTCGGGTGTGGCCCCATGGCTCTGCATGGGGGCCACCATTTTCCAGTGGTGAGCGTGGAAGGATGTCCCCACTAGACAGGCCCTTCCTTCAAGGACTGTCCACCTCCATCAGTCTGGAGACACATAGCACAAAGCCAAGGTAGATCTTCCTATGTGGGCAGCAGAGGGAAGACAGCCCCAACCACCAACCTCGTCCTGCTCTGCTTCAGGAAGCCAAGACCTGGTTCAACATTGCACTGTCTCGTGAGGAGGCTGGTGATGCATATGAGTTGTTGGCACCCTGCTTCCAGAAGGCTCTTAACTGTGCCCAGCAGGCCCAGCAGCCCTGGCTCCAGGTATGTCCCACCCACACAGGGTTCCCAACAAGCCCAGCTTCCTTGCAGCCTGCCTGTCCTCATTGTGCCACATCCCCATGTCTCTCTGCATCCTCTGCCCCCTCAACTCTGCTTAGTCTACCCTGCCCATGAGCTGGacatccctctccctctcctccttagCGTCAGGTCTTGCAACACCTTCATGCCGTGCAGCTGAGGTTACAGCCTCAAGAGGCTCCTGGGACTGAAACCAGACTGCAGGAACTTAGTGTGGCCAAggatgaggagaaagaagaggaagaagaggaggaggctgaggccagtGAGGCCCTGGACACTAGTGAGCTGGAACTCTCAGAGAGTGGTAAGGTCTAAATCCTGCCTTGGCTGCTGTGCTGGTGGACCTGATCTATCATCCTAGACCTCTGACCTAGGGTTAGACTGATGGGAGCTAGATCTGTATCCTCAGGGAGCTTGCTCAGGACTCACGATGGGGAAACAGCCACCGTCAAGTCAATCAGGGCAGCTGGTGCTTCTGTGGAAGCGATAGAGGAAGCTGACAACTTGCAGGAAGCCTGGGGCAGATTATTCAGAGGTTCTCTGAGGGAACTAGTAGTCAGAGGCTGAGTGGGCATCTGCCAGAGAAGGCTCCACAGGATTAGCAACATGATCCCTTTAGAGACACATGTTCCATGTCCAAGATAGATGAGACGTCAAAAACAGCTTTACTTCCCCATGCCAAAGCCGATTGTGTTATTGGAACTGTGGAGGCCAAAGTTGGCCTGTGGCTCTGGAGGCCATGGTAAGTCAGCCACTGTGGAGGTGAGGGATCAGCTGGAGCAAGGTGCCCACTGAAGCAGTCCTGGCTGTGGGGTCAAAGTAGAAGGAATGGACCTGAGAGCAGGGTTGTTGGGAGGCCATAGAGCTGTGGCCTGGTTTCTGGCTGAGGTTGGAGGGATGTGGTTCCTGGCATAACCTTCACTTCAGTTGTAAACGTGAGAGGCCTTAAGGACTTCAAGATGAATGTCGGACATATAGGAAGGTGGGATCATGCCTTAGAAGAGGGGGCAGGCTTGATGTTGCTGGTATGTAGGGGCTAAGGGAGAGAGGACCATGAACTTCAAGGAATATCATTCAGCAGGTGGCCACagcaaaagaaactgaagaagggcatagaaaaggccagaggtaccgggcaccagtggctcacgtctgtaatcctagctattcaggaggctgagatctgaggatcatggtttgaagccagcccaggcagtaaaggccCTGTTAACCATTGAAAAacaaagtggcactatggctcaagtggtagagcactagccttgagaaccaagaggctcagggacagcacccaggctctgagttcaagccccaccaccaagagaaaaaaaaagaaacaggccaGAGGTTGGGCTAGAAAATGTGGCTTACTGATAGAATACAtacctaccatgcatgaggccctgcgttcaattcctcataaaataagaaacttttttgttttttgtttttgcccagtcctggggcttggactcagggcctgagcactgtccctggcttctttttgctcaagtctagcactctgccatttgagccacagtggcacctctggctttttctatatatgtggtgctgaggaattgaacccagggcttcatgtatatgaggtgagcacttttaccactaggccatattcccagcccaaaataagaaatttttttaagggagaaagaaaaggctaGAGGCAGCCAGAGTGAAGCAAAGAGAGTCTAATGAGAATCATCGAAgcatccaggtgctggtgcctcacgcctataatcctagctactcagggagctgagatctgaggatcacagttcaaacccagcccaggcaggaaagtctgtgagactcttctctccaattaagcaccaaaaaaaccagaattggtgtgtgactcaagtggtagggagctagccttgatgaaaaaagcccaggaccagcaaaaaaaaaaaaaacaaaaaaaaaccccaaaacatgaAGAGAGCTGGGGAGGGACTGGAAAGTCTGGAGCACATAGGGCTGGTGGGCCTCACAAGTGACTTGGCCTGACAAGCATTTGGTGCTTCCCAGGGGAGAGGGTAGCCAAAGTCTGATGAGGACTGGTCTGGTACGTGGATACTTGCCCAGTTCCCCTGGGGTGGGGCAGAAAGGGTGAGAGTAGTAGATGGAAGTGGACTGCTGGCAGGGCTGGTGTTGGTCCAgcagctggcttttttttttttttttgctttattttattattattattttttatttttatttttgccagtcctggggcttggactcagggcctgagcactgtccctggcttcttttttgctcaaggctagcactctgccacttgagccacagcgccacttctggccattttctgtatatgtggtgctggggaattgaacccagggcctcatgtatacgaggcaagcactctttttttttttttttttttttgttttgttttgttttgtttccacttCCTAGGGTTTATTTCAGTAAATACTACTTCATATGAACAGAGTGGTCTCAGATCTTGATTTTAGCACCTCACCCCGAATTTCCAGTGTTTCTGTAAAGTCGCTTACACACAGTACCATGACTTCAGCCAAAGCCTAAGGCCGAGGTTTGAATCTCAGCTTACTCCAAGGCCTGGGGCTTGTCAGGAACAATTCCGAACGCTGGCATCCCAGACGCGGGAAAAGGGCCACTTCTCCGCACacccctcttttttttatttttttttattttttatttttttattaattggacataaatttttttacaaggtgttgtgcaaagagggtgcagttacatagtagggcagtgtgtacatttcttatgatatcttacaacctgtttttctatcccttgtctaggtcaggttgacatatatgcaatatacaatgtatcaagaacatatacagtattcacagacttggtctctactgtctctccgtctccctttgttaacagtcatatatcagggagatcatgcccctttgttttctgtgttctaggctgaggcaagcactcttgccactaggccatatccccagcccctttattttatatattttttgccagtcctggggcttgaactcggggcctgagcactgtccctggcttcctttttgctcaaagctagcactctaccacttgagccacagtgccgcttccagccttttctgtttatgtggtgctggggaatcgaacccagggcttcatgcatgcaaggcgagcactctaccgctaacccATATTCCTAGCTCCCAGCAGTTGACTTTGGCACCACCTCACTGAGAAGCCTCGGGAGCCCTCCAGATTTCCATCTTCCCATTCATGGCTGCTGTTCTTTCCTGGTAGCCAGAGGACTCAGGGTGGAGCAGGAGTTTCTGCTGCTTGTCTGGAAGGCTCAGGGTTTGTGGGCTTGACTTTGTTCCAGAGGACGACACCACCGGTCTGTCCCAGCCACTGGAAGAAGATGAGGAGCTTCTGGGCTGCCTGCGCCGGCGGCAGGTGAACAAGGTGAGGGTaacctgcccctccccaccctgggccTTACTTCTTCCCAGTAATACTTCCTTCCCCTTATACCTGTGCCCCGAGCTGGGGCAGCTATACCCACAGTGGAACCAGCGCAATGACATGGGAGAGACCCTGCTGCACCGAGCCTGCATCGAGGGCCATCTACGCCGTGTTCAGGACCTTGTGAGGCGGGTGAGACACCATACCTGGACAGACCTCCCAGCCTTTCCTCTCTCATGATGGAAGGTGTCCCTAACCattcatcttttgttgttgttagcatggggcttggactccgggcctaggtgctgtctctgagctcctttactCCATaactagcactctgcaactttgagccacagcactacttcgaGTTTTCTGATACTTATTTGgagatagactttcctgcctgggctgtctcaaactgtgatcctcagatctcaacctcctgagtagctaggattacagacatgagtcactagcTCCCGAACCACTTGTCTTTAGAATgggagctgaggggctgggaatgtggctcagtggtagagtgctcgcctagcctgcaggaagccctgggtttgattcctcggcatcacatatacagaaaaagccagaagtggcactgtggctcaagaggtagagcgctagccttgagcaaaaaagaaatcagggacagtgctcaggccctgagtccaagctccaggactggccaaaaattaaaaaaagaaataaaatgggagCTGAGGTGTGAGCCACACATGCAGCCATCTGTGCTGTGGCTAAGTGGGCTGAGTTGGCTAGGATGGTGGTGATGGCCTACAAGCTAAGGCCCTCACGCactccttcctgcctcaggtcctgcaTTCAGGCATAGAGATCATGAGGTTGCTGGACACGCTAGTGCTTGGTCAGCCTGGTGTACAGTTGAGGAGAGTGTGGCCCTCATTGATAAGATTAAGGTCAGAGGAGAGGGTCAGACCAGGCCAAGGAGTAGAGCTATGGGGCCCATTCTAGTCCCTGAGATGAAGTGATTTGGGCCAGACTCCTTCCTGTCCTTTCTACAGGGCCACCCCCTGAATCCTCGGGACCACTGTGGCTGGACGCCTCTGCACGAAGCCTGCAACTACGGGCATCTGGGTGAGCTGCACCAATCCAGACAGGGCATGCATTCTGGACTTGTGGGTTTGGAGGGATCTGAGCAGGCTACTGGGAGCATGGCTAATTTCCACCGGCCCACAGAGATCGTCCGCTTCCTTCTGGACCATGGGGCTGCAGTGAATGACCCAGGTGGCCAGGGGTGTGATGGCATCACCCCACTGCACGATGCTCTGAACTGTGGCCACTTTGAGGTTGCTGAGCTGCTTATTCAGCGAGGGGCATCTGTTACCCTCCGAACCAGGAAGGTGAATTAGGGAAGGCAAGGGGTGGGTGTGGAAGGAGTTGCTTTTGCCTTGCTCAGCTGTGTACCATACAGGGCCACAGCCCACTGGAGACACTGCAGCACTGGGTGGAGCTGTACCACAGGGACTTAGACCTTGAGACACAACAGAAGGCAGCAGCCATGGAGAGGATGCTTCATGCGGCCTCCTCTGGGCCGGGTAAGCAGGGCCTCCTTGATGCCTGGGGATGTCATCGGTAGTCCCTGAGCTCTGACTCTGAGGAGACTTGAGgttgggaaggaggggaagggagggggtgcTGGCTCTGTCTCATGCCGATTCTCTTTTCCACAGCCCTGGACAGCTCCTCTGACCTTGCACCTGTTCCAAGTGACCATCTGTTTGACCCCGAGATCTCTCCTCCTTCTAGCCCTTGCCTAGAATCCCCTTTGTGTGCCCCTAGGACAGTAGAGGATGCCCTGGTCCCTTCTAGGGTCTCCCCAGAACAGATCACTCCAGCTGTGGCCAGGCCTCGAAGAAACAGGCACAGgccagccagcagcagcagcagctctgagGATGAGGACAGGGTGGGCACCTTCAGGCCATCTCAGAAGAAGCCCAGAAACTCCAGCATGACCCCAGATGGCGTCCGGAAGCCTGGCCCTACCAGCAGCAAGGAAGCAGCTGCAATCCATACTGGCCGGGCTGCCTATGAGGCAGCCATCCGAGGCGTGGGCAGTGCTCAGAGCCGATACCTGGGCTCCTGCCCTCCTCGAGGCTCTGGTGAAGCCCCTGCCTCTCAGGCAGCACTCATTCCTGAGGAAGAATACCTGTCAGGGGACTGGCTAGAATTGGACACACCCCACACCCGGAGCCCACTGCCCCACCTACCTCGCCTTCAGGGAAGCTGGGATAATAACAGGCCCAGTGAGTCAGGGTCAGAGGAGGAAGAGTACCCAGTCAGGCCCCAGGCCCGGAACCAGCAAGGCCACGTGAGCTGTGTGGTGGACAAAGCAGGAGACGGCAGCTTGGCTGCAGAGCTCCAGAGAATCCCCAGTGTGCCCAGGGTCTTGGGGCCCAGTGGGGGAAACCTTGCAGCAGGCCAGTCCTCGGTGAGTGCAGGAGCTGGGAACAGCTGGCGTACCAGCTTGGGGGAGGTCAAGTGGAAGCCTGTCTTTTCTGACTGCTCCTCTCCTTACTTGCCAGGTTCTGATCCAGCCACCTTCCATCCGGGTTCGAGTTAGAATTCAGGATCATCTCTTCCTCATACCTGTCCCACACAGGTAAGGAATTACCCACTctttcccagccccctctgcccACCATGCAGCTATGAGCTGGGCCATTAGTGGCAGCCAGGGTCATAGCACCCTCACATGCCTGTCAGAGTGGGCTCCCTTTAGCTTGATGCCCAACTTCACCTTGAGGCTGAGTGCCCCACGCAAGTCCCAGCAGCTTCCTCGGAGCAGCACGACACTCAGGGGTGGCCCGAGGGGCAGGTGGTCTGCTGCGCTACAGGGACAGCACCAGCTGAGGGATCCAGAGGCCCTAAGCTGCACCCCAGGGATAAGTGTGCCATTCCTACAGCAGTGATGTCCACTCTGTGGCCTGGCTGGCTGATCAGGCTGCCCAGCGCTACTACCAGACTTGTGGGCTCTTGCCAAGGCTCACTCTGAGGAAGGAGGGCGCCTTGCTGGCCTCACAAGACCCCATTCCTGATGTGCTACAGAGCGATGATGAGGTGAGAAGCAGGGTCAGGGGCACAGGCTATCTCCGTCACTGGGCACCCCCAGGTCTGCTCAGCAATGGCACTCTCTAGGTACTGGCTGAAGTAACCTCGTGGGACCTCCCCCCGCTAACTGACCGTTACCGCAGAGCCTGCCAGAGCCTTGGTCAAGGTGAGGGGCCCTGGCTTTGAGTCGAGGCCTTGGCAGAGGAGCTGGGCTCCCCCCACAGCCCATGCCATTCCCAGGGCTATGGGATACTCCTCTGAACCTCAGAACTGTTGTGCTCCGTGTGAGCAATAGGTAGGTGCAGACAGGTCAACGCTGGGCTCTCGGGGGCAGGATCTCATAAAGCAATCCAAGCCACAGAGGTCAAGCCAAGGGAAGAACCACCAGCCTGCTTGTCTGGGGTACGGGGAGATGTGAGCTGAGGAAGGTCAGAGCCTCCATGACCTACTTCATGTGGGGCTGGTGTGGAGTACCAGGATTGTGAGATGAGCTCAGCACCTCATCCCAGGCTGATGTTCGCCTAAAGGATTCTAAGGGGAAAGATGTAGTTTCTGACCTTAATGACCCTAATCTCTCCTCCCAGAGGAACACCAGTGGGTGCTGCAAGCCATGGAGCGCCAGGGCTCAAGCCCTTCATTTAGCGCCTGCTCCCTGGCCTTGCGTCAGGCCCAGCTCACACCCCTGCTGCGAGCCCTCAAGCTACACACTGTGCTCCGCGAGCTGCACCTGGCAGGGAACCGGCTAGGTGACGGATGTGTTCCTGAGCTGCTGGCTGCCCTGGGCACCGTGCCCAGCCTGGTCATCCTTGACCTTTCCTCCAATCATCTGGGCCAGGAAGGTCTACGCCAGCTTGCTGCGGGGGCCCTGGGCCAGGCTGCCTTGCAGGTAGAGACCCAGGGTATAGCAGATCAACAGTAAGACAGTAGTATTCCCATCACACTGGGCATGTGGTGTGGCTGGGACAATTGGCCAGTTCCAAGCTCTAGAGTGGAACACTAGGCCCTCGAGTGGAGGGCCAGTCATGATCTAGAGAAGCACACCAGGCCCTCATGGGCCCAAGGTCATGAAAGCTGAATTGACTGCCCCTTCCACAGAACTTGGAAGAGCTGGACTTAAGCATGAACCCACTGGGGGATAGCTGTGGCCAGGCTCTGGCCTCTCTCCTGCGGGCCTGCCCCTTGCTCAGCACCCTGCGTCTGCAGGCCTGTGGCTTCAGCTCCAGTTTCTTCCTGAACCACCAGGCAGTCTTGAGTAGTGCCTTCCAAGGTGAGTGAATAAGGCAGGTCTACGCCCTGGGCCTGTGTGTTGAAGGAATCATAGTTGAACAGAAGGTCTCTGGGATGTCAGGCCTGGCTTCTTCCAGAAGAGGCCAGCTCCTCTTAGCACACAGCTGAATATGTGCACGCTGGACCTGCCTGGACTCTGAGGGGTATTTGATGTTTGCCTGGCCTGGGTTGGATGCTCCCCTAGGACTTACCCCAGGCCCTGCTACACCATGGGTGGGATCccagtctgtctttctctccaagGTCTCCCTGTGCCTGTGATGCGCTTTCTGTTTGCTTGAAGCAGTTCCTCTATAGGTGCAGAGGATTCACTCCCAGTGTAAGAGTCAGGGAATTAGGGAGCCTGGCAGAGGAAGGGGCCTGGGGTTAGGCAATGACCATTGGAGTGCTACCCTGGCCACCACTCACAGACATTCTGACTCAAAGCCACATCTCCCTCTAGCATGTAGGAACACAGGATTGGGAGAGCTGGACTCAGgagacttgagcaaaagccaTTATCTCTGTTTCCCCACCCAAAAAAAGTTTTTCTAAAGGGGTCATGAAGATTCTGGCCAAGGACTTGGGTGAGGGAAGGGCCAGGCAGTAACCATATGGGGCTAACAGAGGTTCTGATGCCATGCAGATGCTGAGCACCTGAAGACTCTGTCCCTATCATACAATGCTCTGGGCCCCCCTGCCTTGGCCAGAGCCTTGCAGAGCCTACCTGTCCACACCCTCCTACACCTAGAGCTTGGCTCTGTTGCAGCCAGCAAGAGTGACTTGGACCTCATGGACTCTGTTGTCAGATATCTGACTAAGGTACAAAGTGGAGAAGGGTCTGCCAAGCTAGGACAGTCCTCAGAGGCCAAAGACAGTCCCACAGCTGAGGCACTGGGGTCGGGGGAGGTCTGGCAGGAGAGGGCTTTAGGAACAGCCAGGGGAGACCCATGCAGCTGTGCAGATGGCTGCCTCAGGAGACCTGGGACCCAGTGTGGCCTCACCACCCTAGGTAGGTCCCAAGGGGCAAAGTATCCCTGTCCCCCATGCTGTCTCCTGGGTGCTTTCCCAGATGAGGCTGAATCTTGTatgattttcttctttactgGGTGTGGGTCCCctatggggaggaaggaggaaaggtaccCACTGGGTGTGACCTGAGGCCTATGCTTGTATTCAGGAAGGCTGTGCTCTGACCCACCTGACCCTATCGGCAAACTGCTTGAGTGACAAGGCTGTGAGTGAACTGAGCAGGTAATGACCAGCCCCTCTGCTGCCATCTTGGGAGAGCCTGATCTCAAGGCCTGTGAGTCCAGGAAGCTTTCACAGATGACACTGGCTTTTTCCAGCATCTACTTTTTTCAGGGCTGGCCCCGGCAGACATTTGCCTTCCTCCTGTTTTTTATCACACTTTTGTggctcttgagaacttttgcccTGGTagatcctttctttccccttgtgTATAGCATTCCATGCAAGGGTTCTTAGTCCCCTAAAGCCTCAGCTGTCTCCTGGGAATATCAGGTACTCAAGCCTAGCCATGCACAGCCAGAGCCTGGCCATTGTAATCCTTGACTCCAGGCTTTCTGAGGTTTGTCTGGGGCAGCCTTCCCTGGTGATGGAAGGCTACCCCTGGAAACCCATCCTGCCCATCCTGCACCCATTGTTTCAGGTATCTCCCTCTCTGCCCCACACTCACCTCCCTGGACCTCTCTGCCAACCCTGAAATCAGCAGTGTGGGCCTAGGTGAGCTTCTGTCTGCCCTTCAAGAGCGGCCCCAGGGCCTCAGCTTCCTTGGCCTGTCAGGTGAGGAATGGATGTGTCCGCCATACCTGCCATGCCCCCACCAGCCACACAACTTCCTTCCCAGTGACCCACCTCCCCCAGGGGCTCCTCAGGCTCTACCAACCTCTGCTGTAGCTTGTTCCCCAGCTACACCAGGGCAGCGCCCCACCTTAGCGGTCCGGAGAACAAACTCCTGGAGGTTCATTAGATGAACTTACTGATCGGTACAGGGTTCCTGTTCCTCACCCCCTACTTCCCAGGGTTCTGGCCTAGGATAAAGCCCCTGTGGACAATGGGGACCCTAAGTGAGCCCCGCTTCCgctggcccccaccccctcccacaggCTGCTCCATCCAGGGCCCCCTGAGTGCGGGGCTCTGGGACGCGATCCTCACGCAGCTGCGGGAGCTGCAGCTGTGCAGCAGGTCCCTGTGCGCCGAGGACCGCGAAGCCCTGCGCCAGCGGCTGCTGCCCTCCTCCGGCACCGGCGCGCTGGCCCGAGGCCCCCTGCTCTTCTTCCGACGCCCCTGACCCCAGTCCGCCCTCTCTGCCAATGAATCCTTAATAAAGGAGGCTGCTGTCTCGTCTTGTGTGCCTGAAAGGCCGGGTGTGGGTTTTTCCTGCGCCAAGTCCGCTCCGGGACGGCGAGCGCTGGCTGCGCAGGCGCACGGCAcggggtggggcgggaggggggcggagcTGTCCCGCGCGCTCGCGTAGCAGGGAGTGGCAAGCGATCACCGATCCCTGAGTTCCCATCGATCCCAGCGTGCGCAGGGGGAAGAGAAGAGCGCCGAGCTGCTGATCGGGGGCGCTGGGTTTCGGCGCCATCTCTAGGAACGGCCAGGGGAGCCCAGGTACGCCGAGGTGGGGCGGTGCCGGCCGGGGTGGTCGCAGACAGCTCTACCGGTGAAGCACACCCCGCCTCTGGGTTCCGCGACCGTCACGGGTTCTGCCCTCGCCATCCTTCTTCAGGCGCGGCCCTCCCCGCGCTGTCGTGGGCCCTGGAGTCCAGCCGGTCCCCGCTGGCGGCGCCTGTTCCGCGGCCCCCCAGCCCAGCTGGCTGCCAGGTCACTCCGCCCCGGCGCGCCCACCTTCGGGGCCAGTACGCCTAGAGctgctgtgattttgtttgtggcccTGGAGCCCCGCCTCCCTGCCCCAGGGGGCCATCTTAATTCCCACCATTTCAGATTCTCTGGGTGGGTCCGTGGTCCACCCCTGGAACCTGCACTCACCAACTTCCTCGGTACACAAGGTCCTCCTggagctctgcttccattctttatgAAACAAAATCTTGGTGTGCCCCGGGTGGCTTCAAATTGAGGTTTCTGCTGTCACAACTTCTACGCTGGAGTTTTAGACATGCACTGACATTCTCTGAACATCCATTGGCCACAGTGCTGTGACAGGCTTTCCTTTAGCCTTCTAGTAGCTTCCACCACATTAGGTTaaagccccagcccccagcttctcTGTTCCTTTAAATTCATCTGGATTGAAAAGCATTGTTAGTATGCTGTTCCCTGTGTCCAAAATTGTGGCCCAGGTCCTCTACCAGCTCTCTCCTCCTACCAGTCTCAGAGTGGCCTCAACTACACTGCAAGGTTGCACACCAGACCATCACTGTCCTCAGGGCTCCTCATCTACACCTTCC containing:
- the Tonsl gene encoding tonsoku-like protein isoform X1 codes for the protein MNLERDLRQLSKAKARAQKSGQLREEAAFCQQLGELLASHGRFAEALEEHQQELQLLESALDPLGCAVAHRKIGERLAEMENYSAALQHQHRYLELAGSLSNYTELQRAWATIGRTHLDIYDHCQSKDSLLQAQAAFEKSLAIVDEKLEGTLGQRELSEMRTRLYLNLGLTFERLQQMTLCNDYFKKSIFLAEQNHLYEDLFRARYNLGAIHWCGGQHSQAMRCLEGARECARAMKMRFMESECCVTISQILQDLGDFLAAKRALKKAYRLGSQKPAQRAAVCQSLKYVLAVIRLQQKLEEAEGSDPQGALAICEQLGDLFSKAGNFPKAAEAYQKQLHVAEWLKRPDLELAIIHVSLATTLGDMKDHRQAVHHYEEELRLRKGNALEEAKTWFNIALSREEAGDAYELLAPCFQKALNCAQQAQQPWLQRQVLQHLHAVQLRLQPQEAPGTETRLQELSVAKDEEKEEEEEEEAEASEALDTSELELSESEDDTTGLSQPLEEDEELLGCLRRRQVNKWNQRNDMGETLLHRACIEGHLRRVQDLVRRGHPLNPRDHCGWTPLHEACNYGHLEIVRFLLDHGAAVNDPGGQGCDGITPLHDALNCGHFEVAELLIQRGASVTLRTRKGHSPLETLQHWVELYHRDLDLETQQKAAAMERMLHAASSGPALDSSSDLAPVPSDHLFDPEISPPSSPCLESPLCAPRTVEDALVPSRVSPEQITPAVARPRRNRHRPASSSSSSEDEDRVGTFRPSQKKPRNSSMTPDGVRKPGPTSSKEAAAIHTGRAAYEAAIRGVGSAQSRYLGSCPPRGSGEAPASQAALIPEEEYLSGDWLELDTPHTRSPLPHLPRLQGSWDNNRPSESGSEEEEYPVRPQARNQQGHVSCVVDKAGDGSLAAELQRIPSVPRVLGPSGGNLAAGQSSVLIQPPSIRVRVRIQDHLFLIPVPHSSDVHSVAWLADQAAQRYYQTCGLLPRLTLRKEGALLASQDPIPDVLQSDDEVLAEVTSWDLPPLTDRYRRACQSLGQEEHQWVLQAMERQGSSPSFSACSLALRQAQLTPLLRALKLHTVLRELHLAGNRLGDGCVPELLAALGTVPSLVILDLSSNHLGQEGLRQLAAGALGQAALQNLEELDLSMNPLGDSCGQALASLLRACPLLSTLRLQACGFSSSFFLNHQAVLSSAFQDAEHLKTLSLSYNALGPPALARALQSLPVHTLLHLELGSVAASKSDLDLMDSVVRYLTKEGCALTHLTLSANCLSDKAVSELSRYLPLCPTLTSLDLSANPEISSVGLGELLSALQERPQGLSFLGLSGEEWMCPPYLPCPHQPHNFLPSDPPPPGAPQALPTSAVACSPATPGQRPTLAVRRTNSWRFIR
- the Tonsl gene encoding tonsoku-like protein isoform X4 gives rise to the protein MNLERDLRQLSKAKARAQKSGQLREEAAFCQQLGELLASHGRFAEALEEHQQELQLLESALDPLGCAVAHRKIGERLAEMENYSAALQHQHRYLELAGSLSNYTELQRAWATIGRTHLDIYDHCQSKDSLLQAQAAFEKSLAIVDEKLEGTLGQRELSEMRTRLYLNLGLTFERLQQMTLCNDYFKKSIFLAEQNHLYEDLFRARYNLGAIHWCGGQHSQAMRCLEGARECARAMKMRFMESECCVTISQILQDLGDFLAAKRALKKAYRLGSQKPAQRAAVCQSLKYVLAVIRLQQKLEEAEGSDPQGALAICEQLGDLFSKAGNFPKAAEAYQKQLHVAEWLKRPDLELAIIHVSLATTLGDMKDHRQAVHHYEEELRLRKGNALEEAKTWFNIALSREEAGDAYELLAPCFQKALNCAQQAQQPWLQRQVLQHLHAVQLRLQPQEAPGTETRLQELSVAKDEEKEEEEEEEAEASEALDTSELELSESEDDTTGLSQPLEEDEELLGCLRRRQVNKWNQRNDMGETLLHRACIEGHLRRVQDLVRRGHPLNPRDHCGWTPLHEACNYGHLEIVRFLLDHGAAVNDPGGQGCDGITPLHDALNCGHFEVAELLIQRGASVTLRTRKGHSPLETLQHWVELYHRDLDLETQQKAAAMERMLHAASSGPALDSSSDLAPVPSDHLFDPEISPPSSPCLESPLCAPRTVEDALVPSRVSPEQITPAVARPRRNRHRPASSSSSSEDEDRVGTFRPSQKKPRNSSMTPDGVRKPGPTSSKEAAAIHTGRAAYEAAIRGVGSAQSRYLGSCPPRGSGEAPASQAALIPEEEYLSGDWLELDTPHTRSPLPHLPRLQGSWDNNRPSESGSEEEEYPVRPQARNQQGHVSCVVDKAGDGSLAAELQRIPSVPRVLGPSGGNLAAGQSSVLIQPPSIRVRVRIQDHLFLIPVPHSDVHSVAWLADQAAQRYYQTCGLLPRLTLRKEGALLASQDPIPDVLQSDDEVLAEVTSWDLPPLTDRYRRACQSLGQEEHQWVLQAMERQGSSPSFSACSLALRQAQLTPLLRALKLHTVLRELHLAGNRLGDGCVPELLAALGTVPSLVILDLSSNHLGQEGLRQLAAGALGQAALQNLEELDLSMNPLGDSCGQALASLLRACPLLSTLRLQACGFSSSFFLNHQAVLSSAFQDAEHLKTLSLSYNALGPPALARALQSLPVHTLLHLELGSVAASKSDLDLMDSVVRYLTKEGCALTHLTLSANCLSDKAVSELSRYLPLCPTLTSLDLSANPEISSVGLGELLSALQERPQGLSFLGLSGCSIQGPLSAGLWDAILTQLRELQLCSRSLCAEDREALRQRLLPSSGTGALARGPLLFFRRP